In the Streptomyces cinnamoneus genome, AGCGGGACTTCCCGGCCGCGCTGCTGCGCCGCTGCATCCAGCTCAACCTCGAACCGCCCGGCGAGGAGCAGCTGACGGCCATGGTCAGGGCCCACCTGGGCGACGACGCGGTCACCGGCGGCGACGCCCTGATCCAGCGCTTCCTGGACCGGGAGCCCGGCGAGGTCATCGCCGCCGACCAGCTGCTGAACGCCCTCTTCCTCACCCAGCACGCCCCCCGCACCGAACGGGTCACGCGCGACCGGCTCGCGGACATGCTCATGCGCCCACTGGACCGCCCGAGGTGATGAGAGATGACGGCGCCCCCCGACCACCGGCTGGGGCAACTGGTCGCCCGGCTGCGCGCCGCGGCCTGGGACCTCACGGCGGAGGAACTCGCCGACGCGGTGTGGCTCGCCCAGTGGGTCTCGCCGGCGGGCGCGGCCGGGCAGGCGCCGGGCGGGCGGCCCCCGGCCGCTGACCGCCCGGAGCGCACGGCCTCCGACGCCGGTCCCGCACGCCCCGGGGCCGCCGGGCCCCTGGCGCCGGACGTCCCCGGCGTGAGCGGCCCGGCCGGCGGGGCGGCGGCGGAACGGCTGGCCGAGCGGTCGGATCCGGTGGCCCTCTACGCCCACGGGGGTGGCCGGTCGGAGCCCGTCGGGGCGTTCCCCATACGCATACCGATGGCCTCGTCGCTGCCGGGCCTGCTCGGCCTCCAGCGGGCCCTGCGTCCGCTGCGCGGCTACCGCACGCTCGCCGCACCGGTCCGGGGGCCGCTGGACGAGGACGCCACCGCCGACCGGGGTGCCCGCAGCGGGGTGCTGGAGCCCGTCTTCCGCCCGGGCGAGGGCCGTTCGGTCTCCATGCAGCTGCTGATGGACACCTCGCCGTCCATGGCGGTCTGGGAGCGGATGCTGGAGGAACTGCACCAGACCTGCGCCCAGTTAGGTGCCTTCCGTGACGTGCGGGTGCGCTACCTGCACCGGTCGGCCGACGGTGCGCCCCTGATCGGCACCACGGCCGAGCCCGGCCCCCCGGGGAGCGCGCGCCATCTGTGCCCGCGCCCCGCGGGACAGTTCCGCGACCCCACCGGGCGCCGCCTCACGCTGGTCATCAGCGACTGCGTGGGGCCGCTGTGGCAGGAGGGAACGGCCCAGCGGCTGCTCCACGACTGGGCGCACACCTCCCCCCTGGCCGTCGTCCAGCCGCTGCCGCCGCGCCTGTGGCCCCGTACGGCACTGCCCGCGGAGGCCGGGCTGCTCACCCGGGACCCCGCCACCGGCGGCCGGCTGCACTTCACCCCCGAGGGCTACGGACCGGGGCCCGCCCCCGGGGCCCTGCCCGTGCCCGTCCTGCTGCCCACCCGGGACGCCCTGGGCACCTGGGCCCGGCTGCTGTCCGGACCCGGCCGCTCGGCCGTGCGCGGCGCCGCCGGATGGCTGCTGCCCGGCCACCCCGCCCGGCCGGCGCCGCCGCACGGCGAGCGCGACGGCCGCACCGCCGGGGAACTGCTCAGGGCCTTCCGGGCCGGCGCCTCACCCGGTGCCCTGCGGCTCGCGGTGCACCTCGCCGCCGTGCCGCTCACCCTGCCCGTCATGCAGGTCGTCCAGCGGGCCATGCTCCCCGACACCGGACCCATGGAACTGGCCGAGGTCCTGCTCAGCGGGCTGCTGCGCAAGCTCCCCGGCGCGGACCGCGAGGAGCCCGGCCCCTGGGCCGGGGCGCGGTACGAATTCGCCGACGGCGTACGGGAGATGCTCCTGCAGTCCCTGGACCGCAGCGCCGCCGCCCTCGTCCTCAAGCACTGCTCCGACTACGTCGAGCGCCACTTCGGCAAGGGCGCCCGCAACTTCTCCGCGCTCGCCGCCGCCCAGCTGTCCGGCACCCAGCCGGACCCGGGCCCCCCGCAGGCGTCCGACGAGCCGGGCGGCCCCGCGGAAGCGGGCGCCGCCGAACCGGAGCTGTTCGCCGAGGTCCCCGCCCGTGTGGTCCGCTGGTACCGGCCGGTGGCCGTCGAGGGCGGACCGGTCGCCGAGGCCGAGCGGCTGCTGCGCCTGTGGCACGTCCAGGGCGACCCCGGCCTGCTCCACGAAGCCCGCGCCCTGGCCGAACCGGCGGCCGGCCTGCCGTTCCCGGTGGGCACCGGCCGCACCGGCCCCGACCCCGCACCCGGTGGGGCGGAGCCGGCCCCCGCGCCCGAGGCCGTACGGGCCCGGCTCGTCCTCGGCGGCGTGCTGTGCGCGCTGGCCGGCACCGAGTCCGTACGCCACGACCCCGGACGGCGGCACACGATCCTGACGGAGGCCGTCGCCCTGCTCACCGAGGCCCGCGACCACACCCCGCCCGGCAGCGGCCGGCACACCGAGGCGGCCCTGGAGCTGGCCGCCGCCCAGTACGCCGCCTGGCTCGCCGACGGCGACCCCGAACGGCTCCGCGACGCCGAACGCACCCTGCGCGCCCTGTCGCCGGGGACCCCCGCACGGCACCTGCGGCTCGGCAGGGTGCTGCTCGCCCTCGCCGCGGCCGGCGACGAACCCGCCGGGCGCGCCGGCGCGGCCGCCGCCGAACTGCGCACCGGTCACGAGCTGCTGGAGAGCGACGGCGCCCCGGACGCCCAGCGCGGCGCCGCCCTCCTCGACCTCGCGGCGGCCCTGCGGCTGTCCGGCGCGCCCGCCGCCGAGACCCTCGCCGCCCTGGCGCGGGCCGAGGAGACGGTGGCCGACGACCTCCAGCGACTGCGCTGCCGCACCGAGCAGGCACGCGCCCACGCCGCGGCCGGCGACGGGCCCGCGGCCGACGACGCCTACGCCGGCGCGGTCGCCCTCACCGCCCGCGACAGCCTCGGCCGGTGCGAACTCCTCACCGAGTGGGGCGAGTCGTTGCTGGGCCGCGCGGAGGAGGTGGCCGGCCCCCGGGGCGCCATCCGGGGCGGCCCGCCGTCCGCGGACGACGCCGCCGCGGCCCCCGTCCCCGCCCCGGACCCCGTCGGCCGCGCCGAAGCCGTGCTGCGGGAGGCCCTGACCGTCAGCCCCGGCCGGTGGCCCCTGCGGGCCCGCACCCAGCTCATGCTGGGCCGGGCGCTGACCCTGCGGTACGGGCGGCAGGGCTTCCTGCCCGACCTCTACGAGAGCTGCCACCTGCTGGAACAGGCGGCCCGCCGCGCCCCGGACCCCGCGACCCGCGCCGAGGCGTGGCTGCGCCTCGGTTACGCCCGGCTGCTGCTGAGCCGGCAGCCGGGCGCCATGCCGGTCGCGGAGGCCGCCACCGCCTTCGACGCGGCGGTCAAGGAGGCCCGCCGTCTGCCCACCCCCGACGGCCCCGGCTCGGTGACCGCCGCACGCGCCCTGCACGGCCACGGCGTGGCCCTGGAGCGCATGGGCCTGCGCGGGGCCGCCCTGGCCGCCTACCGCGAGGCGCGACGGGAGTGGTGGGACCTCACCGGCCGGCTCGCCGACGTGCCCTGGGACGAGGTGCAGGCCACCCGGGAATGCGTAACGCGGCTCGCCGGCGAATGAGCCGGATGAGGCCGGACCCGGCCCGAACGTGTTTCCGCTTTACGGCCCTTGGGAAGAAACGTGCAGCCGCGGGGGCCGTCCTCGGCGGAAGGCGGCAGGGAGGAGAAGAGCGTGCCGAAGCTCAAGAGCGCCCTTACGGCCGGCCAGGCCCTGGGCGGTGCGGCGAGGGCCCTGCCCCTGCCCGACCTCGCCGGAGTCGGCCTGCGGGCCCTGCGGGAGACCGCGGACCCCGGCCTCGCGGCCGCCGTCGATCACGTGCTGCGCTGCCCGGGAGCGCTGGCCGAGGCCTGGGACGCGGGCAACGAGGGCGGGGTGGTGGAACCCTGTACCGGCCGGTGACCCGGCGGGTTCCGGACAAAGGCGGAGCCCGGCCCGGCGCCCCCTCCCCGGCCGGTCGGCTGGCCCGCACCCGGTCCGGCCCCGAGGACCTCGCGTTCCTGCTCGACGGGCTGCACAGCCGGCGGCTGGTGCTGCTCAAGTCCCTGCTGACCAGGCTGGAGCGGCGGCCCTCGGCGGTGCCCGGCCACGCCCGCGAGCGCTTCGCCGAGCACTGGCGGCTGCTGGAGCGCGCCGAGGAGCACGCCCCGCTTCCGGTCCGCGACACCCTGGATCACCCGTCCGTCGGCAACTGGCTGGCGGCCGCGCTGACCGCCGCCGACGGCGAGCCCCTGACCCGCAGCCTCGACCACTTCGGCGCCGTCGCCGCCACCGCCGCCCTGCGCGCCGGCACCGATTTCGCCCTCGACCTGGCCGCCCCCGGCGGGATCCTCGCCCTGCCCGGCGCCGGCCTCGCCCGCACCGGCGCCGAGACGGTGCGGCTGACCGCTCACGGCCGTACCGCCCGCCTGACCGCCGACGGCCGGCGCGCCGGGCCCGTCCTGCTGCGCGCCGCGGGCCGGCTGTCCGGCGCCGGAGCCGGCTGGCAGGGGCTGCGCCGTCTGCCGGGCAGCGGCGCCTGCCTGGACGACCTCGACCCCTACCGCGCGCCGTCCGGCGGCGTGGGCCGGGCCGCCCTGCCCGCGGCCCCCCGCGAGGCCGGCGGCCACGAGCCGTGGCTGCGCCGGTGGCGGGCTGCCCTCGCGCTGCTGCGGGCCACCGACCCCCAGCGCGCCGCGGAGACCGTGGCGCTGCTGCGCTGCCTGGTGCCCCTCGCCCGGCACGGCGCGGGCGGCCGGGTCCTGGAGGCCGGAGCCAAGGCGAGCGCCACCTTCCGGGCCGCGCCGGGCGCGGTGTTCACGACCCCGCCGGAGTCCGCCGCCGAACTCGCCGAGGTCCTCGTCCACGAGACCCAGCACAGCAAGCTGTCGGTGCTCCACGACCTCGTCCCCCTGCACCAGGCCGCGCCGGGCGCCGTGCACCGGGTCGCGTGGCGGGCCGACCCGCGGCCCCTGGCGGGCGTCCTCCAGGGCACCTACGCCCACCTCGCCCTCGCCGACTTCTGGGACCGGGCCGCCCGGCGGCGACCGCTGCCGCCCGCCGCCGCGGCCGACGCCCGGGCGCGCCGCGATTCCTACGGCGGACAGGTCGCGCAGGCCCTGCCCATCCTGCTTGAATCAGGTGAACTCACTCCCGAAGGACGGGAGTTCGTCGAAGGTATGGAGCGGCACCTGGCGGTCCTGCTCGGGACCGCCGGCCACTGCGCACCGTTCGGCGGTACGTCACCGGCCGGTGACGTACGGTAATCTTGCGGTCGTGCCGGTTCTCCGGCCGACGGGGTGCGAAGGAACAAGGGAGACGCGCGCATGGCCACGCAGCGGACCACGGCCGGCACCGGTACGCAGGCTCGCGCCGGCGAGCACTTCGTCGTCGTCTTCGCCGGTTTCCACCGGCCCTGGGCCACCTGGATCGCCCACCGGCTGGAGAGCCACGGCCACCGCGTCACCCTGCACCGCTGGGACCCGCCGCGCGAGGTGCCGCTGGAGTCGGCGCTCGGCGACCTGCTGCTGGCCTCCGGCCGGATACTGCTGGTGCTCAGCGACTGGTTCTTCCAGCTCGGGCCGCGCCGCGAGGGCGAGTGGACCGAGGCGCTGCGCGGCGTCGTCGCCACCCACGCCGAGCGGTTCGCCGCCGTCAACCTCACCAACCGCGCCCTGCTGCCCGCGACCGCCGTCCTGGAGCCGGTGGACCTGTGGAGCGTGGGCGCCCACGAGGCCGAGCGCAGGCTCCTGGGCCGCCTCGGCCTGCCGCCCGCCCCGAACGCCCGCCCCCTGCCGCACGGACCGGGCTCCCGCTACCCCAACGACCCGCCGGCCGTCTGGGGCGAGATCCCCCGCCGCAACGTCCGCTTCACCGGCCGCGACGACCTGCTCAACCGCCTCCAGGAACGCCTGACGGACGCCGACCAGGGCACCGCCGTCGTCACGCTCCTGGGCATGTCCGGCATCGGCAAGACCCAGATGGCCGCCGAGTACTGCCACCGCTTCAGCTCCGACTACGACGTCGTCTGGTGGGTCAACTCCGACACCCGCGGCACCCTGCGCGAACGCCTGGGCGAGCTCGCCCCCGAACTGGGCCTGGTCAGCGGCTCGGAGCCCGGCGAGCGCA is a window encoding:
- a CDS encoding SAV_2336 N-terminal domain-related protein, with translation MTAPPDHRLGQLVARLRAAAWDLTAEELADAVWLAQWVSPAGAAGQAPGGRPPAADRPERTASDAGPARPGAAGPLAPDVPGVSGPAGGAAAERLAERSDPVALYAHGGGRSEPVGAFPIRIPMASSLPGLLGLQRALRPLRGYRTLAAPVRGPLDEDATADRGARSGVLEPVFRPGEGRSVSMQLLMDTSPSMAVWERMLEELHQTCAQLGAFRDVRVRYLHRSADGAPLIGTTAEPGPPGSARHLCPRPAGQFRDPTGRRLTLVISDCVGPLWQEGTAQRLLHDWAHTSPLAVVQPLPPRLWPRTALPAEAGLLTRDPATGGRLHFTPEGYGPGPAPGALPVPVLLPTRDALGTWARLLSGPGRSAVRGAAGWLLPGHPARPAPPHGERDGRTAGELLRAFRAGASPGALRLAVHLAAVPLTLPVMQVVQRAMLPDTGPMELAEVLLSGLLRKLPGADREEPGPWAGARYEFADGVREMLLQSLDRSAAALVLKHCSDYVERHFGKGARNFSALAAAQLSGTQPDPGPPQASDEPGGPAEAGAAEPELFAEVPARVVRWYRPVAVEGGPVAEAERLLRLWHVQGDPGLLHEARALAEPAAGLPFPVGTGRTGPDPAPGGAEPAPAPEAVRARLVLGGVLCALAGTESVRHDPGRRHTILTEAVALLTEARDHTPPGSGRHTEAALELAAAQYAAWLADGDPERLRDAERTLRALSPGTPARHLRLGRVLLALAAAGDEPAGRAGAAAAELRTGHELLESDGAPDAQRGAALLDLAAALRLSGAPAAETLAALARAEETVADDLQRLRCRTEQARAHAAAGDGPAADDAYAGAVALTARDSLGRCELLTEWGESLLGRAEEVAGPRGAIRGGPPSADDAAAAPVPAPDPVGRAEAVLREALTVSPGRWPLRARTQLMLGRALTLRYGRQGFLPDLYESCHLLEQAARRAPDPATRAEAWLRLGYARLLLSRQPGAMPVAEAATAFDAAVKEARRLPTPDGPGSVTAARALHGHGVALERMGLRGAALAAYREARREWWDLTGRLADVPWDEVQATRECVTRLAGE
- a CDS encoding aKG-HExxH-type peptide beta-hydroxylase; amino-acid sequence: MTRRVPDKGGARPGAPSPAGRLARTRSGPEDLAFLLDGLHSRRLVLLKSLLTRLERRPSAVPGHARERFAEHWRLLERAEEHAPLPVRDTLDHPSVGNWLAAALTAADGEPLTRSLDHFGAVAATAALRAGTDFALDLAAPGGILALPGAGLARTGAETVRLTAHGRTARLTADGRRAGPVLLRAAGRLSGAGAGWQGLRRLPGSGACLDDLDPYRAPSGGVGRAALPAAPREAGGHEPWLRRWRAALALLRATDPQRAAETVALLRCLVPLARHGAGGRVLEAGAKASATFRAAPGAVFTTPPESAAELAEVLVHETQHSKLSVLHDLVPLHQAAPGAVHRVAWRADPRPLAGVLQGTYAHLALADFWDRAARRRPLPPAAAADARARRDSYGGQVAQALPILLESGELTPEGREFVEGMERHLAVLLGTAGHCAPFGGTSPAGDVR